Proteins encoded in a region of the Streptomyces liliiviolaceus genome:
- a CDS encoding ABC transporter substrate-binding protein codes for MRLLKTRMAAAFLTVTMTVGLSACGGSEATTAGGPAEVTPPGNLVSSGTLTYGTAATFPPFESKSADGGLEGFDIDMIESLASSMGLGTKALDTDFDGLIPALTGKRTDIVNSAMYMTDERAEQVDFVPYLVIGEALLTPRGNPKKISRVPEDLSGRTIAVTRGAIGETYMEEYNKELKKKGLKQMDIMTLPSNQDAMMAVKSGRADAFDTSTPGAATTLAKTDDYTVAATFKNETKIGIAVRKGDTKTAAALREALDLFVKSGDYDKLLSKYKLPDEADYFDTGSSAPASPSGSAPASVSADATEGS; via the coding sequence GTGAGACTTCTCAAGACCCGTATGGCAGCAGCCTTCCTCACCGTCACCATGACTGTCGGACTGTCAGCGTGCGGGGGCTCGGAGGCGACCACGGCAGGAGGCCCCGCCGAGGTCACCCCGCCCGGGAACCTGGTCTCCTCCGGCACGCTCACCTACGGCACGGCCGCCACCTTCCCGCCCTTCGAGTCCAAGTCGGCGGACGGGGGCCTCGAAGGCTTCGACATCGACATGATCGAGTCGCTCGCCTCGTCGATGGGACTGGGCACCAAGGCGCTCGACACGGACTTCGACGGGCTCATCCCGGCCCTGACGGGAAAGCGCACCGACATCGTCAACTCCGCGATGTACATGACCGATGAGCGCGCCGAACAGGTGGACTTCGTCCCGTACCTGGTCATCGGTGAGGCGCTGCTGACCCCGCGCGGCAACCCGAAGAAGATCAGCCGGGTGCCCGAGGACCTGTCCGGCAGGACCATCGCGGTCACCCGCGGTGCCATCGGTGAGACGTACATGGAGGAGTACAACAAGGAACTGAAGAAGAAGGGGCTCAAGCAGATGGACATCATGACGCTGCCGAGCAACCAGGACGCGATGATGGCCGTCAAGTCCGGTCGCGCGGACGCCTTCGACACCTCCACGCCGGGTGCGGCGACCACACTCGCCAAGACCGACGACTACACCGTCGCCGCGACCTTCAAGAACGAGACGAAGATAGGTATCGCGGTCCGCAAGGGCGACACGAAGACGGCTGCGGCGCTGCGCGAGGCACTGGACCTGTTCGTGAAGTCCGGCGACTACGACAAGCTGCTCTCGAAGTACAAGCTGCCCGACGAGGCCGACTACTTCGACACCGGGTCAAGTGCTCCGGCGTCCCCGTCCGGCTCCGCGCCGGCCTCCGTCTCGGCCGACGCGACGGAAGGCTCGTGA
- a CDS encoding alpha/beta hydrolase produces MDVAVHEFTLATDGERLSVCTVTPRVECTGAHGVVVMHGAGNGDKERNLPLTEEFAVRGHPAVALDFSGHGRSTGELLDLSLERRRDQAAAVIDEVFDASRPLILVGFSMSGQTVADLADLYGARVAGIMLCAPGIYAKAAWDVPFGAGFTSLIRQPESWRDSAATEAYARFGGRALLVVPEQDAVIPDGVTELIRTALSTRADLSVLRLTGADHKLGAWLAERPQDRANVVSALLRSREGDDDAVGIGTAAFRWGR; encoded by the coding sequence ATGGACGTCGCGGTACATGAATTCACTCTCGCGACAGATGGCGAGCGGCTCAGCGTCTGCACCGTGACACCGCGGGTCGAGTGCACGGGGGCGCACGGTGTGGTCGTCATGCACGGCGCGGGCAACGGTGACAAGGAGCGCAACCTGCCGCTCACCGAGGAGTTCGCCGTACGGGGCCACCCCGCCGTCGCACTGGACTTCTCGGGGCACGGACGGAGCACCGGTGAGCTGCTCGACCTGAGCCTCGAACGACGACGCGACCAGGCAGCGGCTGTGATCGACGAGGTCTTCGACGCTTCGCGTCCCCTGATCCTCGTCGGGTTCAGCATGAGCGGGCAGACGGTGGCCGATCTGGCGGACCTCTACGGCGCTCGCGTGGCGGGCATCATGCTCTGCGCACCGGGGATCTACGCGAAAGCCGCCTGGGACGTCCCCTTCGGCGCCGGGTTCACCTCGTTGATACGGCAGCCGGAGAGCTGGCGTGACAGTGCGGCAACGGAGGCGTACGCACGTTTCGGCGGTCGCGCGCTGCTGGTCGTACCGGAACAGGACGCGGTCATCCCCGACGGCGTGACCGAACTCATCCGCACCGCGCTCTCCACCCGGGCGGATCTGTCCGTTCTGCGGCTGACGGGCGCCGATCACAAGCTCGGTGCCTGGCTGGCCGAACGACCGCAGGACCGCGCGAACGTCGTCAGCGCGTTGCTGCGATCGCGGGAGGGCGACGACGACGCCGTCGGCATCGGCACGGCTGCGTTCCGGTGGGGCCGGTGA
- a CDS encoding alpha/beta fold hydrolase — MTHFQQPSVFEGRRQRLTGMTRHTVVVDGHRVNAFEAGDGPQTVVLVPGIPDSSAVYRGQVPGLLDAGYRVIAPDLLGQGDSDMPADVAHYTIAKDQQRLWAVVDALGVDTFHLVGHDRGAGSTWGMAAHRPDRITSYVALSTGHPSARARAGYEQRQMSWYMLRLLFSDAESWLRGDAEGEGGAWSTFRWWVGNHSETDAWIADLERPGALRAMLNFYRANIHPVNASMTPVPRVRVPVLGVWPTGDIYSSLEQMARSGEWIDAPWRFERLAGAGHFLQLDRPDAVTDLILDHTERHRDRLA, encoded by the coding sequence GTGACTCACTTTCAGCAGCCATCCGTATTCGAGGGGCGCCGTCAGCGGCTGACCGGCATGACCCGGCACACGGTCGTCGTGGACGGTCACCGCGTGAACGCGTTCGAGGCGGGCGACGGGCCACAGACCGTCGTGCTGGTGCCGGGCATCCCGGACTCCTCGGCCGTCTACCGCGGGCAGGTGCCCGGGCTGCTCGACGCCGGTTACCGGGTGATCGCGCCGGACCTGCTCGGCCAGGGGGACTCGGACATGCCCGCGGACGTCGCGCACTACACGATCGCCAAGGATCAGCAGAGGCTCTGGGCGGTCGTGGACGCGCTGGGCGTGGACACCTTCCACCTCGTCGGACACGACCGGGGCGCCGGATCGACCTGGGGCATGGCCGCGCACCGGCCGGACCGGATCACGTCCTACGTCGCGCTCTCCACCGGCCATCCGAGCGCCCGGGCACGAGCAGGCTATGAGCAGCGGCAGATGTCGTGGTACATGCTCCGGCTGCTGTTCTCCGACGCCGAGAGCTGGCTGCGCGGTGACGCCGAGGGCGAGGGAGGCGCCTGGTCCACTTTTCGCTGGTGGGTGGGAAACCACTCCGAGACCGACGCGTGGATCGCCGACCTGGAACGGCCCGGAGCGCTCAGGGCGATGCTGAACTTCTACCGTGCCAACATCCACCCGGTGAACGCGTCCATGACCCCCGTTCCCCGGGTGCGGGTGCCCGTTCTCGGTGTCTGGCCCACCGGCGACATCTACAGCAGTCTCGAACAGATGGCCCGCTCCGGCGAATGGATCGACGCACCATGGCGCTTCGAACGGCTCGCAGGCGCAGGGCACTTCCTCCAACTGGACCGGCCCGACGCCGTCACCGACCTGATCCTCGACCACACGGAAAGGCACCGCGACCGGCTGGCGTGA
- a CDS encoding TetR/AcrR family transcriptional regulator, giving the protein MSKRIADGGAPSEPEPAPGQGRDTTPPRRRRDRAASQEAILEAARAELHEHGYSKTTIRAVAARAGVTHGLVMRHFGSKEGLLSAAIPGPRDLDVVLAGDSAGLPERIARAFVERMEMAGSLDPMVALIRSAAVNEPTATRLYTSMQEQSAAAYRAVLAGPDIDERVDLLGAVLLGVTFSRYVVRAGPLATMSSQTVIQHLTGLLRPIVQPRSSSRTGEH; this is encoded by the coding sequence GTGAGCAAGCGAATCGCCGACGGCGGCGCACCTTCCGAACCCGAACCCGCGCCCGGGCAGGGCCGGGACACCACTCCCCCGCGCCGTCGGCGCGACCGGGCAGCGAGCCAGGAGGCCATCCTCGAAGCGGCGCGGGCGGAACTCCACGAGCACGGCTACAGCAAGACGACCATCCGGGCCGTCGCCGCACGGGCAGGTGTGACCCACGGTCTGGTCATGCGGCACTTCGGTTCGAAGGAGGGACTGCTGAGCGCGGCGATCCCCGGCCCCCGGGACCTGGACGTCGTCCTCGCCGGTGACAGCGCGGGCCTGCCGGAACGGATCGCGCGGGCCTTCGTCGAGCGCATGGAGATGGCCGGCAGCCTCGACCCGATGGTCGCACTCATCCGCAGCGCCGCCGTGAACGAACCCACCGCCACCCGTCTGTACACGTCGATGCAGGAGCAGAGCGCAGCCGCCTACCGCGCCGTGCTGGCCGGGCCGGACATCGACGAGCGGGTCGACCTGCTCGGAGCGGTACTGCTCGGAGTCACCTTCAGCAGGTACGTCGTACGCGCCGGCCCGCTGGCGACCATGAGCTCACAGACGGTGATCCAGCATCTGACCGGCCTGCTCCGCCCCATCGTCCAGCCTCGTTCCTCCTCACGGACGGGGGAACACTGA
- a CDS encoding DUF4232 domain-containing protein has protein sequence MKRVHKPVLVSGLVALGVLGLGACGGDDGDAQASTSVASDSPAATTAPGSNEPTDSATAGDTGAATPKQGATDSPGMGSDCTTDRLRAGLKATGQEMNSKYFDLTLTNTSDGSCALKGYPGLSLTDQDGDPIGKPATRTQDGSAENVVLKPGQAAHAVVRTPDKGVTDGKCWPEPARIKVFPPNNTASLSADPAELQVCGDSFTVGPFTTNAS, from the coding sequence ATGAAAAGGGTTCACAAGCCCGTCCTCGTCTCAGGACTGGTCGCACTGGGCGTACTCGGACTGGGCGCGTGCGGCGGTGACGACGGTGACGCGCAGGCGTCCACCAGCGTGGCGTCGGACAGTCCGGCCGCCACCACAGCGCCAGGAAGCAACGAGCCCACGGACTCCGCCACGGCGGGCGACACCGGTGCGGCCACTCCGAAGCAGGGCGCCACGGACAGCCCGGGCATGGGCAGTGACTGCACCACGGACCGTCTGCGCGCCGGGCTCAAAGCCACGGGCCAGGAGATGAACAGCAAGTACTTCGACCTGACTCTCACCAACACCTCTGACGGCAGTTGCGCCCTCAAGGGATACCCGGGCCTGTCACTGACCGATCAGGACGGCGATCCCATCGGGAAGCCCGCGACCCGCACGCAGGACGGATCCGCGGAGAACGTGGTCCTCAAGCCGGGGCAGGCCGCCCACGCGGTGGTGCGGACGCCCGACAAGGGAGTCACGGACGGAAAGTGCTGGCCAGAACCGGCACGGATCAAGGTCTTCCCGCCGAACAACACGGCATCCCTGTCGGCGGACCCTGCGGAACTGCAGGTCTGCGGGGATTCCTTCACCGTGGGACCGTTCACCACGAACGCGAGCTGA
- a CDS encoding AraC family transcriptional regulator: MSDVAVTDVLSDVFDVVEVRGLMTGGFAVRGPWVSRGTVSRPLKLMVLVAGSARITVDGPGGPEGPVELAAGDVALLNHRTWVDMRGGRGGGTPVELIPGAGFDAMALAEADLTTDDVLVGGEVRVSPAGLALLSTALPGLVHVHAATPAASRLGGIVERLFDEASGGRLGSGFAIRQNGQLLLLEMLRAYLEQEETPVGWLRLLADEPLRPALRLMHEQPGQAWGLAELARAAGMSRTSFAERFRATAGTPPLTYLSRWRMLLAQRALRDPDVRVGSLAAELGYSSESAFSTAFKRAVGESPLHYRRRLRATA; the protein is encoded by the coding sequence ATGTCTGATGTGGCGGTCACGGACGTGCTGTCCGATGTGTTCGACGTGGTGGAAGTGCGGGGGCTGATGACCGGCGGGTTCGCGGTCCGCGGCCCGTGGGTGTCCAGGGGCACGGTGTCCCGGCCGCTCAAGCTGATGGTGCTGGTCGCGGGATCGGCCCGGATCACGGTGGACGGGCCGGGCGGCCCGGAAGGTCCCGTGGAGCTCGCCGCGGGCGACGTCGCGCTGCTCAACCACCGCACCTGGGTCGACATGCGCGGGGGCCGGGGCGGCGGGACTCCGGTGGAGCTGATCCCCGGTGCGGGCTTCGACGCGATGGCGCTGGCCGAGGCGGACCTGACCACCGACGACGTGCTCGTCGGCGGCGAGGTCAGAGTGAGTCCGGCGGGCCTCGCACTGCTCAGCACGGCGCTGCCCGGCCTGGTCCACGTACACGCGGCGACGCCGGCCGCCTCCCGCCTGGGCGGCATCGTCGAGCGGCTCTTCGACGAGGCCTCCGGCGGACGGCTCGGTTCGGGGTTCGCCATCCGGCAGAACGGTCAGCTGTTGCTGCTGGAGATGCTGCGCGCGTATCTGGAACAGGAGGAGACACCGGTCGGCTGGCTCCGGCTGCTGGCCGACGAGCCGCTGCGCCCGGCGCTGCGGCTGATGCACGAACAGCCCGGGCAGGCCTGGGGACTGGCCGAACTGGCCCGCGCCGCCGGGATGTCACGCACCAGCTTCGCCGAGCGGTTCCGCGCCACCGCGGGCACCCCGCCACTGACCTATCTGTCGCGCTGGCGGATGCTCCTCGCCCAGCGCGCGTTGCGCGACCCCGACGTCCGGGTCGGCTCCCTCGCCGCGGAGCTCGGCTACAGCTCGGAGAGCGCGTTCAGCACCGCGTTCAAACGCGCGGTGGGGGAGTCCCCCCTGCACTACCGGCGACGGCTCCGGGCGACGGCGTAG
- a CDS encoding SDR family NAD(P)-dependent oxidoreductase codes for MTTQQVPLGTPFTASSTADDGLDGLDLSGREVIVTGGHGRLGREATRALSAAGATVTVASRDPERAAAAVHGLSRVRVERLDLTDPSSIEAFARRWLASGRPLHALVNNAAVLFTPQLVRDARGHELQFSTSHLGHFQLTRALLPALLAAEGARVVTVTSGAARIGEIRWDDLDFATGYDPGTAYGQSKRANVLFTVELDRRYAAQGIRAFATHPGVVIGPGPFTPEEAAAYRTQGLVDDHGHTVIDPDAGKKTIAQGAATLVFAAASPLLNGHGGVYLKDSDIAVLDDEQRPLTADSIPSDANSAMLDPDDAQRLWKLSEHLLS; via the coding sequence ATGACCACACAGCAAGTTCCGCTGGGCACCCCGTTCACCGCCTCCTCCACCGCCGACGACGGCCTCGACGGCCTCGACCTGTCCGGCCGGGAGGTGATCGTCACCGGTGGCCACGGCCGGCTCGGCCGCGAGGCCACCCGTGCCCTGTCCGCCGCGGGCGCCACGGTGACGGTGGCCTCCCGCGATCCCGAACGGGCCGCCGCGGCGGTGCACGGGCTCTCCCGGGTGCGGGTCGAGCGGCTCGACCTCACAGACCCGTCCTCGATCGAGGCCTTCGCCCGGCGGTGGCTCGCCTCCGGCCGGCCGCTGCACGCCCTGGTCAACAACGCCGCCGTGCTGTTCACGCCCCAGCTGGTGCGCGACGCACGGGGTCACGAACTCCAGTTCTCCACCTCGCACCTCGGCCACTTCCAGCTCACCAGGGCACTGCTGCCGGCCCTGCTGGCAGCGGAGGGCGCCCGAGTGGTCACGGTGACCTCGGGTGCGGCACGCATCGGCGAGATCCGGTGGGACGACCTGGACTTCGCGACCGGGTACGACCCCGGCACCGCATACGGCCAGTCCAAGCGCGCCAACGTCCTGTTCACCGTCGAACTCGACCGCCGGTACGCCGCTCAGGGCATCCGCGCCTTCGCCACCCACCCCGGCGTGGTCATCGGGCCAGGCCCGTTCACGCCGGAGGAGGCCGCGGCGTACCGTACGCAGGGGCTGGTCGACGACCACGGTCACACCGTCATCGACCCCGACGCCGGCAAGAAGACCATCGCACAGGGGGCCGCGACCCTCGTCTTCGCCGCCGCGAGCCCCCTCCTGAACGGCCACGGCGGGGTCTACCTCAAGGACAGCGACATCGCCGTGCTCGACGACGAGCAGCGCCCGCTGACCGCGGACAGCATCCCCTCGGACGCCAACTCGGCGATGCTCGACCCCGACGACGCTCAGCGGCTGTGGAAGCTGAGCGAGCACCTGCTGTCCTGA